Within the Candidatus Hydrogenedentota bacterium genome, the region AACACAGGCAGGATTGAAGCCGTACCGAGGCACACCGATATCTCGGATCGCTTAGCCTTCAAAATATGCAAGTGTCTTTCCGTTCCCGATCCGAAATAAGGCAGAACCATGAAAGGGTTTCACGCGTGAACACGCCGTGAAACCCTGGTTGGACTAAGCGGGTTGGGGGAGGGCGCGCACGTGGCCCCATGGATTTATCAGGCCGCGCGGGTCCCGCATCCGCGCGGCCTGGCCGTTTTCAGGCGATGAGGTCTGCCCGCCGGCCGGGGAACGAGGCGCGCGGAAGCGCGGCGGCGGAGGCGCTCGCGGACCTGCGGGGCGCGTTTTCCCGCCCGGGCGCAAAGCGGCGGCGGGACGGCCGCGCGGGCGCGGCGTCCTGCCGGGGGCGTCGGGGATGTGCGGGCCGCGCTCACGCGGGAGGTCCTCTCGCGGCGGAGTGCGGGGATCGCGCCGGTTCGGGACGGAGTTGTTCCACCGCCTGCATCGGCGTCTTGCAGCGGCGGCAGACGGGCGCGGGCATGGGTTCGCGGGCGGGCTTGCCCGCGGGCGGCAGGGGCAGCTCCCGCGCGAGGGCGAGGCGCGCCTGGAGCAGGCGCAGGGCCTTGCGCCGCG harbors:
- a CDS encoding type II toxin-antitoxin system HicA family toxin, giving the protein MKRNELLRHLRQNGCYLKREGGSHSLWASVNTGRIEAVPRHTDISDRLAFKICKCLSVPDPK